In one window of Frigoriglobus tundricola DNA:
- a CDS encoding arsenosugar biosynthesis-associated peroxidase-like protein yields MGESTVHALGRPVAAGAGAGYYQPQDLGRFGEIRRANPELAEGFFAYYGQVMGEGKLTRREKALIALAVSHALKCPYCIDSYTTSLHKMKVSEAEMSEAVHVASAMAAGISLVHSVQMMNKIDQLDASHETGATLHVGAGS; encoded by the coding sequence GTGGGCGAATCCACTGTACATGCCTTAGGCCGTCCCGTCGCAGCGGGCGCCGGCGCGGGGTATTACCAGCCGCAGGACCTGGGCCGGTTCGGCGAAATCCGTCGCGCGAACCCCGAGCTGGCGGAGGGCTTCTTCGCCTATTACGGCCAGGTCATGGGGGAAGGTAAGCTGACCCGGCGTGAGAAGGCCCTGATCGCCCTGGCGGTGTCCCACGCGCTCAAGTGCCCCTATTGCATCGACTCGTACACCACGTCGCTTCACAAGATGAAGGTGAGCGAAGCGGAGATGAGCGAGGCCGTCCACGTCGCGAGCGCGATGGCGGCCGGGATCTCACTGGTTCACAGCGTGCAAATGATGAACAAGATCGACCAGCTCGACGCGAGTCACGAGACCGGCGCGACGCTCCATGTCGGGGCGGGAAGCTGA
- a CDS encoding arylsulfotransferase family protein produces the protein MRLIRITRHFLVFIATRLKRFSRLRVPLRRPTPNGIFAAAAILGLLSVSYLFGAAVMYFRLPTSDFLDKAFWGARAWHDRGRSTLPALSSEATAVAKQKEGISIDRADKTADGFTLYTLTEGSRAALIDMRGAVVHRWDLPFRTAWPRVTHIEDPLPDEQIHWFRCHLYPNGDLLAVYQADGDTPYGYGLVKLNKDSQLLWAYAHNVHHDVDVGEDGTIYTLTQRIVSKPPAGLEFLDPPYLADALVVLAPDGRELQNIPIAEAFAHSPYALILTAGKNEPVRSERETDPIHANGVRVLNPTLAARFPLFKAGQVLLSARALDAVAVLDRDTRKVVWAARGVWKAQHDAEFLDNGHLLLYDNAGSSEQTRVLEYDPLTQAIPWAYMNERSTRFRALTRGTKQRLFNGNTLIDDPDNRRIFEVTKDKELVWEYFCPLPPVPQNQQPRSHAVTGARRYGANELTFLKGGARPRP, from the coding sequence ATGCGCTTGATCCGGATCACGCGACATTTCCTCGTTTTCATTGCGACGCGGCTCAAGCGGTTCTCGCGCTTGAGGGTCCCCCTGCGCCGGCCCACGCCCAATGGGATTTTTGCGGCCGCGGCCATCCTCGGCCTCCTCAGCGTCAGCTACCTGTTCGGCGCGGCTGTCATGTATTTTCGGCTCCCGACCTCCGATTTCTTGGACAAGGCGTTCTGGGGAGCCCGGGCCTGGCACGACCGCGGTCGGTCCACACTACCGGCCCTCTCATCGGAGGCCACGGCCGTCGCCAAGCAGAAGGAGGGGATCAGCATCGATCGAGCGGATAAAACCGCTGACGGCTTTACGCTGTACACGCTGACGGAAGGGAGCCGGGCCGCCCTCATCGACATGCGTGGGGCGGTGGTGCACCGTTGGGACTTGCCCTTCCGCACGGCTTGGCCCCGTGTGACCCACATCGAAGACCCCCTTCCGGACGAACAGATACACTGGTTCCGCTGTCACCTCTATCCGAACGGCGACCTGTTGGCCGTGTATCAGGCCGACGGAGATACCCCCTACGGTTACGGGCTCGTCAAGTTGAACAAGGACTCCCAGCTCCTTTGGGCGTATGCCCATAACGTCCATCATGATGTCGATGTGGGCGAGGACGGCACGATCTACACGCTGACGCAACGGATCGTGAGCAAACCGCCGGCCGGTTTGGAGTTCCTCGACCCGCCTTATCTGGCCGACGCCCTCGTGGTCCTCGCACCGGACGGGCGGGAGCTGCAAAACATTCCGATCGCCGAGGCCTTCGCTCATTCGCCATACGCGCTGATTCTGACCGCGGGAAAGAACGAACCCGTCAGGTCCGAGCGGGAGACGGACCCCATCCATGCCAACGGGGTCCGAGTTTTGAACCCGACGTTAGCGGCACGTTTTCCGCTTTTTAAGGCGGGACAAGTGCTTCTGTCCGCCCGCGCGCTCGACGCCGTCGCCGTTCTGGACCGGGACACGCGCAAAGTGGTTTGGGCGGCGAGGGGTGTTTGGAAGGCCCAGCACGACGCGGAGTTTCTGGACAACGGCCACCTGCTCCTGTACGACAATGCCGGCTCCTCGGAGCAGACCCGCGTCCTGGAGTACGACCCGCTGACGCAGGCCATTCCTTGGGCCTACATGAACGAGCGTTCGACCCGCTTCCGGGCGCTCACCCGCGGCACGAAACAACGACTGTTCAACGGCAACACCCTGATCGATGATCCGGACAACCGCCGGATCTTTGAGGTGACGAAGGACAAGGAACTCGTCTGGGAGTACTTCTGTCCGTTGCCCCCCGTTCCACAAAACCAGCAGCCCAGGAGCCACGCCGTCACCGGCGCGCGGCGGTACGGAGCGAACGAACTGACGTTCCTCAAAGGGGGCGCCCGGCCCCGGCCCTGA
- a CDS encoding DUF1559 family PulG-like putative transporter, with translation MFHRDARRAFTLIELLVVIAVIAILIGLLLPAVQKVREAASRMSCTNNLKQIGLANANCADTNNGVLPPAYGSYPRGSKVGPYSAQVWILPYMEQGNAFNNIPTYMAAATYPNGPTPYGSYPQIKSMICPSDWGTGTLPQTFVYQGSTFYGYSTPMNGWGSYVTNGLVFAGQCNVTPGTTAGVAPKAQVKGILTYAGPDDTTNYYIGGLTNFPASITDGTSNTIFFTEELVACNTFPFTWCYNSWTWQGFQWPIIAWWNYPPYATFYPGVTAGKCAAANANATGTLTYNNNPDNPNNWGNTQQYEMQASSAHPASVMAVMGDGSVRALSQGMSQYTYNLALIPNDGLVLGSDW, from the coding sequence ATGTTTCATCGAGACGCTCGGCGCGCGTTCACCCTGATCGAGCTGCTGGTGGTGATCGCCGTCATAGCGATTCTCATCGGCCTGCTGTTGCCCGCCGTCCAAAAGGTGCGCGAGGCCGCCAGTCGCATGAGTTGCACGAACAATCTCAAACAAATCGGTCTGGCCAACGCGAATTGCGCAGACACCAACAATGGTGTTTTGCCGCCCGCATACGGCAGCTATCCCCGGGGCAGCAAGGTCGGCCCCTACAGCGCCCAGGTGTGGATCCTGCCCTACATGGAGCAGGGGAACGCCTTCAACAACATCCCGACGTACATGGCAGCGGCCACGTACCCCAACGGCCCCACCCCCTACGGCAGCTACCCGCAGATCAAATCGATGATATGCCCATCGGATTGGGGCACGGGTACGCTTCCGCAAACTTTTGTTTATCAAGGGTCCACGTTTTACGGTTACTCAACGCCGATGAACGGATGGGGGTCGTACGTGACGAACGGCCTGGTGTTCGCCGGCCAATGCAATGTCACGCCCGGTACGACGGCCGGTGTCGCCCCGAAAGCGCAAGTCAAGGGCATCCTTACTTATGCCGGGCCTGACGACACCACCAACTACTACATCGGCGGCCTCACGAACTTCCCCGCCTCCATCACCGACGGCACGTCGAACACGATCTTCTTTACGGAAGAGCTGGTCGCGTGTAACACGTTCCCTTTCACATGGTGTTACAACTCCTGGACGTGGCAAGGCTTTCAGTGGCCGATTATCGCCTGGTGGAACTACCCCCCCTATGCCACGTTTTACCCGGGCGTCACCGCCGGCAAGTGCGCCGCGGCTAACGCGAACGCCACGGGCACCTTGACATACAACAACAACCCCGACAACCCGAACAACTGGGGCAACACGCAGCAATATGAAATGCAAGCGTCCAGCGCTCACCCCGCCTCGGTCATGGCGGTCATGGGCGACGGGAGCGTGCGGGCGCTGTCACAAGGCATGAGCCAATACACTTACAACCTCGCCCTCATTCCGAACGACGGCCTCGTGCTGGGCTCGGACTGGTAA
- a CDS encoding LLM class flavin-dependent oxidoreductase: MKKQMRLNALDMNCVGCCPGLWLHPEDQTTRYNTLEYWTELAQLLERGLFDALFIADIFGIYDVYGGNADAAFRNAVEFPVNDPFLLVPAMALVTKHLSFGITGTPTYEPPYSFARRLSTLDHLTNGRFAWNIVTGYMDSAARAFGQDKQIPHDERYELANEFMQVVYKLWEGSWEDGAVLRDKANRIFARPDKIHKVRHQGKYFRTDAYHICEPSPQRTPVLFQAGASSKGRQFAAKHAECVFISGPTRKIAAGTASDVRKQAARLGRDPGSLVIFAGIGAVVGKTDAEAQAKLADYHKYVSIEGSLSLFSGYTGIDFSKYDLDMPLEYVEIDAIQTIMEEFTKADPTRRWTLREVALHLSGGKSALAGSPATIADELIGWMDETGVDGFNLHYMVSPGDLVDFVDMVVPELQRRGVYKTSYEEGTLREKLYGKGRRYLPDDHPAANYRYGQSLFE, from the coding sequence ATGAAAAAACAAATGCGCCTGAACGCATTGGACATGAACTGTGTGGGCTGTTGCCCCGGGCTGTGGCTGCACCCCGAGGATCAGACGACCCGCTACAACACGCTCGAATACTGGACCGAATTGGCCCAGTTGCTGGAGCGGGGGCTGTTCGACGCGTTGTTCATTGCGGACATTTTTGGCATCTATGACGTCTACGGCGGCAACGCGGACGCGGCGTTCCGCAACGCCGTCGAATTCCCCGTGAACGATCCGTTCCTCTTAGTGCCCGCGATGGCCCTGGTCACGAAGCACCTGTCGTTCGGCATCACGGGCACGCCGACGTACGAGCCGCCCTACAGTTTCGCGCGGCGGCTCTCCACACTCGACCATCTGACGAACGGCCGGTTCGCCTGGAACATTGTCACCGGCTACATGGACAGCGCCGCCCGGGCCTTCGGCCAGGATAAACAAATACCGCACGATGAGCGGTATGAATTGGCGAACGAGTTCATGCAGGTGGTGTACAAACTCTGGGAGGGGAGTTGGGAGGACGGGGCCGTCCTGCGCGACAAGGCGAACCGGATTTTCGCCCGGCCGGACAAGATTCACAAAGTGCGGCACCAGGGGAAGTATTTTCGCACGGATGCCTATCACATTTGCGAGCCCTCGCCGCAACGGACGCCCGTTCTGTTTCAGGCCGGCGCGTCCTCCAAGGGGCGTCAATTCGCGGCCAAGCACGCGGAGTGCGTTTTCATTTCCGGCCCGACCCGGAAAATCGCGGCCGGCACCGCGTCGGACGTCCGCAAACAAGCCGCGCGGCTCGGACGCGATCCCGGGAGCCTGGTCATCTTCGCGGGAATCGGCGCCGTCGTGGGAAAGACGGACGCGGAGGCGCAGGCCAAACTGGCGGACTATCACAAGTATGTCAGCATAGAAGGTTCGCTGTCTCTATTCAGTGGCTACACCGGGATCGATTTTTCCAAATACGATCTGGATATGCCGCTCGAGTATGTGGAGATCGACGCGATCCAGACGATCATGGAAGAATTCACCAAGGCCGATCCGACCCGGCGGTGGACGCTGCGTGAGGTCGCCCTCCATCTGAGCGGCGGGAAATCGGCACTGGCCGGCTCTCCCGCGACCATCGCGGACGAGCTCATCGGGTGGATGGACGAGACCGGCGTGGACGGTTTCAATCTCCACTACATGGTCAGCCCGGGGGATCTCGTTGACTTCGTGGATATGGTCGTTCCCGAACTGCAGCGCCGGGGCGTGTACAAGACCAGTTACGAAGAAGGTACATTACGGGAAAAGCTGTACGGGAAGGGGCGGCGCTACCTACCCGATGACCATCCGGCCGCGAATTACCGGTACGGCCAGTCGCTGTTCGAATAA
- a CDS encoding type II secretion system protein, which translates to MLIEVLVVTAVTAILIGPLLPAARKVRERASRMGGTNNLKQIGPASANCAGTNSGAAPHMEQAEPPGLSP; encoded by the coding sequence GTGCTGATCGAGGTGCTGGTGGTGACCGCCGTCACCGCGATTCTCATCGGCCCGCTGTTGCCCGCCGCCCGAAAGGTGCGGGAGCGCGCTAGCCGTATGGGCGGCACGAACAATCTCAAACAGATCGGCCCGGCCTCGGCGAACTGCGCGGGCACCAACAGTGGCGCCGCGCCGCACATGGAACAGGCGGAGCCCCCGGGACTATCTCCATGA
- a CDS encoding ABC transporter substrate-binding protein, with the protein MKPTPLTRRGFLRTAGAAGLATALGCSSGNSGGGSGEFRGQKLRVFIYSGSTENVFREVFVPRFEARTGATVVVDPGWWDSIPKLKASPPGQPAFDLVLTDPTQGYPGIKEGLFQKLDLARIPNTASLSPSVLDNWVFREGYGVTFPDAVMALAYNKELVEFEPRSWADLLRDSVRGKLGIYNSFYMSLYTFACMKVAQGGKPGTAHAEVSTNLKGVFEFAKAHRDRVKFWWPTETDMVLNLTQKNCALGNISSTEMLLALRHRKELGVAIPVEDRAFVQLMWVIPEGTKVKALAEEAINLLLSDEVQTDFARNGSATAVLSAAKRVAAEDAFWKQIYPSTEEQLKAIEYFPYDAYFKDWDNIVTTWDQEVLRGS; encoded by the coding sequence ATGAAGCCGACCCCGCTCACCCGCCGCGGCTTCCTCAGAACCGCCGGTGCGGCCGGGCTGGCCACGGCTCTGGGGTGTTCCTCGGGCAATTCCGGCGGGGGAAGCGGCGAGTTTCGGGGCCAAAAGCTACGCGTGTTCATCTACTCCGGCAGCACGGAAAACGTGTTCCGTGAGGTATTCGTACCGCGCTTCGAGGCGCGGACCGGTGCGACCGTCGTCGTCGATCCGGGCTGGTGGGACTCGATCCCCAAGTTGAAGGCGTCGCCGCCGGGGCAGCCGGCGTTCGACCTGGTTCTCACGGACCCAACACAGGGCTACCCTGGGATCAAAGAGGGCTTATTTCAAAAGCTCGACCTGGCGCGCATCCCGAACACGGCGAGCCTGAGTCCGTCCGTACTCGACAATTGGGTGTTCAGAGAGGGTTACGGTGTCACGTTCCCCGACGCGGTCATGGCGCTCGCTTACAACAAGGAATTAGTCGAGTTCGAGCCGAGGAGCTGGGCCGACCTGTTGAGGGACAGCGTAAGAGGCAAACTCGGGATCTACAACTCGTTTTACATGTCGCTGTACACGTTCGCGTGCATGAAGGTGGCGCAGGGGGGGAAGCCCGGCACCGCTCACGCCGAGGTGAGCACCAACCTCAAGGGCGTCTTCGAGTTCGCCAAGGCGCACCGCGACCGGGTCAAGTTCTGGTGGCCGACCGAAACCGACATGGTGTTGAACCTGACGCAAAAGAACTGCGCCCTCGGCAACATATCCAGTACCGAGATGCTGCTGGCGCTCCGGCACCGAAAGGAACTGGGCGTGGCGATACCGGTCGAGGATCGCGCGTTCGTGCAACTCATGTGGGTCATCCCCGAAGGCACCAAGGTGAAGGCCCTGGCTGAGGAGGCGATTAACCTCTTGCTCAGCGACGAGGTGCAAACCGATTTCGCCCGGAACGGCTCGGCGACGGCCGTGCTTTCCGCCGCGAAGAGAGTTGCCGCGGAGGACGCTTTCTGGAAGCAGATTTATCCTTCGACCGAAGAGCAACTGAAGGCGATCGAGTATTTCCCCTACGACGCCTACTTCAAGGATTGGGACAACATCGTGACCACGTGGGATCAGGAAGTGTTGCGAGGGAGCTGA
- a CDS encoding ABC transporter substrate-binding protein, which yields MTHDSFNAPLTRRRFLRTAGAAGLGAALGCSSDRPGGSGSGEFRGQTLRVFVYTGATEKMFREAFVPRFEARTGATVVVDPGWWDSIPKLKASPPGQPAFDLVVTDATQGFPAIKEGLFQKLDLTRIPNTANLCPSVLDTWVYKEGYGITYPESVMTLAYNKELIDFEPKSWADLLKGSVNGKIGLYNSFYMSLYTFACMKVSQEGRPGTAHAEVSTNLKGVFEFAKAHRDRVKFWWPTSTDMVLNLTQKNCALGNMHTREILQALPHRTELGAVVPVEDRACVQVIWVIPEGTKVKALAEEAINLLLSEEVQTEYARGGSMTPIVSVAKKTAEADPLWKQIFPSTEEQLRAVQYYPYDAYFRDWDNIVATWDQEVLRKGS from the coding sequence ATGACGCACGATTCATTCAATGCCCCGCTCACCCGCCGCCGCTTCCTCAGAACCGCCGGCGCGGCCGGGCTGGGCGCGGCTCTGGGGTGCTCCTCGGACCGCCCCGGCGGGAGCGGGAGCGGCGAATTCAGGGGCCAAACGCTGCGCGTCTTTGTGTACACCGGGGCCACGGAAAAGATGTTCCGCGAGGCGTTCGTGCCGCGCTTCGAGGCGCGGACCGGCGCGACCGTCGTCGTTGACCCGGGCTGGTGGGACTCGATCCCCAAGTTGAAGGCGTCGCCGCCGGGGCAGCCGGCGTTCGACCTGGTCGTTACCGACGCGACGCAGGGCTTCCCCGCGATCAAAGAGGGGCTCTTTCAAAAGCTCGACCTGACGCGCATCCCGAACACGGCGAACCTCTGCCCGTCGGTCCTCGACACCTGGGTATACAAGGAGGGCTACGGCATCACATATCCCGAATCGGTGATGACGCTGGCCTACAACAAGGAGCTGATCGACTTCGAGCCGAAGAGCTGGGCCGACCTGCTAAAGGGCAGCGTAAACGGCAAGATCGGGCTGTACAACTCGTTTTACATGTCGCTGTACACGTTCGCGTGTATGAAGGTGTCCCAGGAGGGGCGGCCCGGCACCGCGCACGCCGAGGTGAGCACCAACCTCAAGGGCGTCTTCGAGTTCGCCAAGGCGCACCGCGACCGGGTCAAGTTCTGGTGGCCGACCTCGACCGACATGGTGCTGAACCTGACGCAGAAAAACTGCGCCCTCGGCAACATGCACACCCGCGAGATCCTCCAGGCGCTGCCGCACCGAACGGAACTCGGCGCGGTGGTACCGGTCGAAGATCGCGCGTGCGTGCAGGTCATCTGGGTCATCCCCGAAGGCACCAAGGTGAAGGCCCTGGCCGAGGAGGCGATCAACCTTCTGTTGAGCGAAGAAGTGCAAACCGAATACGCCCGGGGCGGTTCGATGACGCCCATTGTGTCCGTCGCGAAAAAAACGGCCGAGGCCGATCCCCTTTGGAAACAGATTTTCCCCTCGACCGAAGAGCAGCTCCGGGCGGTCCAGTATTACCCCTACGACGCCTATTTCAGGGACTGGGACAACATCGTGGCGACGTGGGACCAGGAAGTGTTGCGGAAGGGGAGCTAA
- a CDS encoding ABC transporter ATP-binding protein, producing the protein MTTDALRLEGMTRSFGGSAPAVNRVDLRLEAGSLFCLLGPSGCGKSTLLRLIGGYLAPDAGRVLLAGADVTDTPLERRDIGMVFQNYALFPHLTARTNVAFGLEARGVPRSERRQRVDAMLDRVGLSPAERERRPHELSGGQQQRVALARALVIRPKLLLLDEPLANLDRQLREQMRVELKEIQRATGVSALLVTHDQEEALSLADRVGVMLGGRLLQVDAPRVLYNRPRTPFVAGFLGLANLLRVAGAKGDTFHLEGGLALRGTAAKGSWAMIRPEKFRLGPAAEHCPSRWTGRVTSTLFLGAQQVLQVAVAPAVTVRACCRPGEAGDGDEVTLGVPDDAVWIVPEDDL; encoded by the coding sequence GTGACGACCGACGCGCTACGACTGGAAGGGATGACTCGTTCGTTCGGCGGCAGCGCGCCCGCCGTGAATCGGGTCGACCTCCGCCTGGAGGCCGGCAGCCTGTTTTGCCTGCTCGGGCCGTCGGGGTGCGGGAAGTCCACCCTGTTGCGACTCATCGGCGGCTACCTGGCGCCCGACGCCGGGCGCGTCCTCCTCGCCGGGGCCGACGTCACCGACACGCCGCTGGAGCGGCGCGACATCGGCATGGTGTTTCAGAACTATGCCCTCTTCCCGCACCTGACGGCGCGGACCAACGTCGCCTTCGGGCTGGAGGCGCGGGGCGTGCCGCGATCCGAGCGCCGGCAGCGCGTCGACGCCATGCTGGACCGCGTCGGCCTGTCGCCGGCCGAACGGGAGCGCCGGCCGCACGAGCTGTCCGGCGGCCAGCAGCAGCGCGTCGCCCTGGCCCGCGCGCTCGTCATTCGGCCGAAGCTGCTCCTGCTCGACGAGCCGCTGGCCAATCTCGATCGCCAGTTGCGCGAGCAGATGCGGGTCGAACTCAAGGAGATCCAGCGGGCCACCGGCGTGTCCGCGCTCCTGGTGACGCACGATCAGGAAGAGGCCCTGTCGCTGGCCGACCGCGTCGGCGTCATGCTCGGGGGCCGGCTGCTGCAAGTGGACGCGCCGCGCGTGCTCTACAACCGCCCGCGCACGCCGTTCGTTGCCGGCTTTCTCGGGCTGGCGAATTTGCTGCGGGTCGCGGGCGCAAAGGGCGACACCTTTCATCTCGAAGGCGGCCTCGCGCTTCGCGGGACGGCGGCGAAAGGGAGCTGGGCGATGATCCGCCCCGAGAAGTTCCGGCTCGGCCCCGCGGCGGAGCACTGCCCGAGCCGTTGGACCGGTCGCGTCACCAGCACGCTGTTTCTCGGCGCGCAGCAGGTGCTTCAGGTGGCGGTGGCGCCCGCCGTCACCGTTCGCGCGTGCTGCCGGCCCGGCGAGGCCGGCGACGGCGACGAGGTGACGCTCGGCGTTCCCGACGATGCCGTCTGGATCGTACCCGAGGACGATCTATGA
- a CDS encoding ABC transporter permease — protein MTPSRSRPYLLAAPAIVLLLGFFLAPMLQLVRVSLYEGGGRSGFGIGGGGFYKPNTWTLRAYHTLLGEAYFREVWTFTVLLGVGVAGITLAIAYPLSLYVHRLPPKAKTLALTAVVLPKLANVLVLIYGLELLLSNSGPVNGLLVGLGAVSEPLTLYHNLLGVLIGETYLILPYAVLVLVAALDRIDPTLLPAARGLGAGPLRAFWRVTVPLSAPGIALAALLSLIWALGAFTGPVLLGGPQELTLAVEVQRQTFENINWPRGAATAVLMLVTLAACLALYQAPARVLRRWRGGP, from the coding sequence ATGACGCCGTCTCGCTCCCGGCCGTATCTGCTGGCCGCGCCGGCGATCGTACTGTTGCTGGGGTTCTTTCTCGCGCCGATGCTGCAACTCGTCCGCGTCAGCCTCTACGAAGGCGGCGGCCGCAGCGGGTTCGGCATCGGCGGCGGCGGCTTCTACAAGCCGAACACCTGGACGCTCCGGGCGTATCACACGCTCCTGGGAGAAGCCTACTTCCGCGAGGTGTGGACCTTCACCGTCCTGCTCGGCGTCGGCGTGGCCGGCATCACTCTGGCGATCGCCTACCCGCTGTCGCTGTACGTTCACCGCCTGCCGCCAAAGGCCAAAACGCTCGCCCTGACGGCCGTGGTGCTGCCCAAGCTGGCCAACGTCCTCGTCCTCATCTACGGCCTGGAACTGCTGCTCAGCAACTCCGGCCCGGTCAACGGGCTGCTCGTGGGGTTGGGTGCGGTGTCGGAACCGCTGACGTTGTATCACAACCTGCTGGGCGTGCTGATCGGCGAGACGTACCTGATTCTCCCCTACGCGGTGCTGGTGCTGGTCGCCGCGCTCGACCGCATCGACCCGACGCTGCTCCCCGCGGCGCGGGGCCTCGGCGCGGGGCCGCTGCGGGCGTTCTGGCGCGTGACGGTGCCGCTGTCGGCCCCGGGAATCGCTCTGGCCGCGCTGCTCAGCCTGATCTGGGCGCTGGGGGCGTTCACCGGCCCGGTGCTGCTGGGCGGTCCGCAGGAGCTGACGCTCGCCGTCGAGGTGCAGCGGCAGACCTTCGAGAACATCAACTGGCCGCGCGGCGCGGCGACGGCGGTTCTCATGCTCGTCACCCTCGCCGCGTGCCTCGCGCTGTATCAGGCGCCGGCGCGGGTCCTCCGGCGCTGGCGGGGCGGGCCATGA
- a CDS encoding ABC transporter permease: protein MKRRRSLSRLLGNVLGLGTLLLLLWPLAYAVWISFTPSELLEPPRGELSLRWYRRFFESPQWTAGLWNSLKVAGLAVAGSLVGGTGLAVAVARYHFRGRRLLSGAVLLPLFVPTVVLGMGLLPWVRVLGLWGSLWSLAAGHGLWSLPVVFLVVRSALEELDPSLEAAARGLGASPLLTFRRVTLPLIMPAVLSGAAMGFVLSLNEFMIALFLATPDTETLPKVIWPNLRYTLTPLVAAASCVTMLLTLLGLVLAASLLRVEGFVDRLLSRGK from the coding sequence ATGAAGCGACGCCGTTCGCTGTCCCGCTTGTTGGGAAACGTCCTCGGCCTGGGGACGCTGTTGCTGTTGCTGTGGCCGTTGGCCTACGCGGTGTGGATCTCCTTCACGCCGAGTGAGTTGTTGGAACCGCCGCGCGGGGAACTGTCGCTGCGCTGGTACCGGCGCTTTTTCGAGTCGCCGCAGTGGACCGCCGGCCTCTGGAACAGTCTGAAAGTAGCCGGGCTGGCCGTCGCCGGGTCGCTGGTGGGCGGCACGGGGTTGGCGGTGGCGGTGGCGCGCTACCACTTCCGCGGGCGGCGGCTGTTGTCCGGCGCGGTGCTGCTGCCGCTGTTCGTGCCGACGGTGGTGCTCGGGATGGGGCTGCTGCCGTGGGTGCGGGTTCTGGGGCTCTGGGGGTCGCTCTGGTCCCTGGCGGCGGGGCACGGGTTGTGGAGCCTGCCGGTCGTGTTCCTCGTCGTCCGCTCGGCGCTGGAGGAACTCGATCCGTCGCTGGAGGCGGCGGCGCGCGGTCTGGGGGCGTCCCCGCTCTTGACGTTCCGCCGGGTGACGCTGCCGCTGATCATGCCGGCCGTGCTGTCGGGGGCGGCGATGGGGTTCGTGCTGTCGCTCAACGAGTTCATGATCGCCCTGTTCCTGGCGACGCCCGACACCGAGACGCTGCCGAAAGTGATCTGGCCCAACCTCCGCTACACCCTGACGCCGCTGGTCGCGGCGGCCTCGTGCGTGACGATGCTGCTGACGCTACTGGGGCTGGTGCTGGCGGCATCGTTGCTGCGAGTGGAGGGGTTCGTGGACCGGCTGTTGAGCCGGGGTAAGTAG